GCACAAGGGATTGAAGCGCAAACTTTGGCCAATGTTTATTTGGCATTAGATAATGACTTGGAGATTTTACCGGTTATTAATAAAATCGATTTACCTGCTGCTGATCCAGAACGCGTGCGCCAAGAAATTGAAGATGTTATCGGTATTGATGCCAGTGAAGCAGTTTTGGCTTCAGCCAAAGCCGGCATTGGCATTGAAGAAATTTTAGAGCAAGTCGTTGAATATGTTCCTGCTCCAAGTGGCGATTTAAACGCACCATTAAAAGCGTTGATTTTTGACTCGATTTACGATTCATATCGTGGGGTCGTTTTAAATGTGCGGGTAATGGACGGTGTTGTTAAACCAGGAGATAAAATTCAATTAATGAGTAACGGTAAAACATTTGATGTAACAGAAGTCGGGGTCTTTTCACCAAAAGCGATTGCCCGAGATTATTTAATGGTAGGAGACGTAGGGTATATCACCGCCGCAATTAAGACCGTACAAGATACCCGGGTTGGTGATACGGTTACCTTAGCGAAAAATCCTGCCACTCAAGCTTTAGAAGGCTATCGTAAGATGAACCCAATGGTATTTTGTGGGTTGTACCCAATTGATACGTCACGTTACAACGATTTGCGGGAAGCGTTGGAAAAATTGCAATTAAATGATGCTGCCTTACAATTTGAACCCGAAACCTCACAAGCTTTAGGTTTTGGTTTCCGTTGCGGATTCTTGGGCTTATTACACATGGATGTTATCCAAGAACGTTTGGAAAGAGAATTCAATTTAGAGTTGATTACGACAGCGCCTTCTGTTATTTATCACGTCAATAAAACAGATGGCACTCAAGTTATTGTCGATAACCCGGCTGATTTTCCAGATCCTGTCTCCATTCAAAGTGTGGAAGAACCTTATGTGAAAGCCCAAATTATGGTACCAAATGATTATGTTGGTGCAGTGATGGAATTATCACAAAGAAAACGTGGTGATTTTGTCACGATGGATTATTTGGATGATTATCGGGTTAATGTCGTTTATGAAATTCCATTGTCTGAAATTGTCTTTGACTTTTTTGATAAGTTGAAATCCAGCACCAAAGGATATGCCTCATTAGATTATGAAATGTCTGGTTACCGCACAAGTAAGCTAGTGAAGATGGATATCTTATTGAACGCTGAAAAAGTCGATGCCCTAAGCTTCATTGTTCACCGTGACTTTGCCTTCGAACGTGGGAAAGCCATCGTTGAAAAACTGAAAAAATTAATTCCTCGTCAACAATTTGAAGTGCCAGTTCAGGCTGCAATCGGACAAAAAATTGTTGCGCGGTCAGATATTAAAGCACTCCGCAAAAACGTATTGGCCAAATGTTACGGCGGGGACGTCTCCCGAAAACGTAAATTATTGGAAAAACAAAAAGAAGGTAAAAAACGAATGAAACAAATTGGTTCTGTCGAAGTCCCACAAGAAGCCTTCATGGCTGTTCTGAAAATGGACGATGATGAACCTAAGAAATAGCAAGGGATTCTTGAAAACGAAATTTAAAATGACGTGAATTTTCATGATTTGCCTACGATTTGCCGACGTAAAAATTATGTCGTCGGCAAATTTTTTTATTTTTGGCTTCCCGTTGCTTTTGTAAAGATGTCAATTGTTTCATTTTTCATCTTCTTCGTAACATGAGCGTAGGTGTCTAATGTTGTAGAAATTTTACTGTGACCCAGCCGTTCTTGAACAGATTTAGCGTTTGCTCCATGCTCAAGTAAAAGGGTGGCATGCGTGTGACGTAGACCGTGAAAATTAAATCGGAACCCTAATGCTTTAGAAATTCTTGTACAATTCCATTTAATTGAATTTGGCGTTACTGGCTCGCCATTTTCCTTTGTGCAGACGTAAGGGCTGTCGAAGTAAAATTGACCATATCTAATTTTATTTTCCATTTGTCGTTTCCGATGTTCTTTCAGTGTGCGCAATAAACCTTCGTCAATATCAATCGTTCGATAACTCGATTTTGTTTTTGGAGTACCCATTTTAATTCCGTACTTATCTTGTAGCATATTTCTTTCAACTTTAATTGTTTTTTCCTCAAATGAAACATCACTCCAATATAATCCGCAAACTTCACCGCGTCTCATTCCAGTTCCCCATCCAACTTCAAGTGGAATTCGGAAAGAAGAGGCGATAGGAGTAATATTCAATATTTCCTGGTACTGCTCGATTGTTATGATACCTAAATCTTTCCGTGTCTTTTTATTACTTTCATCATAAGTAGGTGGATCACAATATTGCATAGGGTTTTCTTTAATGAGTTTGTATGGGAAAACCGCACGCTTTAAACCACCACCGATAACTGTAATTATAATTTCAACAGTGTGTTTAGCTAGACGTGTTCCGTTTTGATTAAAATCAGGTAGAGAATCAACAAATTTTTGAAGTTTATCAGGTCCAATTGATTTTAATTTGTATTTTCCTATCCCCGGTTTGATGTACTTATCAATTATGTTTCGATAATTTTTTTGTGTATTATATTTCAATTTACGTTCAACATAATCTTTAAACCAGTAGTCAAAATAATCTGCAACACTAATATTTGTTAAATCAATAGTATCTCCGTTCTCATAGAGTTTCATCGCTTCACGCATCTTTGCTAACGCTTCTGTTTTTGTATTTCCTCCAACTCGTTCTATACGTTTTCGTTTTCCTCCTATAGAAGCAGCTTCGAAAGAATAGTACCATTTCGAACCTCGTTTTCTTACTGATCCCTCCATAATTATCATTCCTTTCTAATTTTGTATATCTCAACATACTAATATATACAAACGTATGTTCGTTTTGTGAGTAAAAAGAAAAGGCCGAAGCCTAATCTTTATTTTTTAATTTAAATTAATACGCTCTGTTTCAGTTCCCCAAACACCAGTTTGGACTTGTATTTGTGTAGATGGATCGTTGATTGTTTCTTCATTCACGTCAAAAACAACTTTACCAGTCAAACTGCTTTCTGGATTCAATTCTTGATAGAAAAAATCTAGACCGGTACTGCCGGATTCTTGATTAGCTGCAATTGATGCAGATGAATCAGTTTTGAACTCGGTTTTACCTTTGTACAATTTAAAAAAATCATCTGCAATTGTAATGGCCTTATCGCCGTTATTTGTGATAGTTACGTCGAGTACGATATATTTAGCCTTAGCATTTTGAGCGGTATATTCACCGCCTACTTGATCTTTTACTTCTTTGCTATTAATTACATACTCAACAGTGCCAACAGGAACTTTATCACCGATTTTATATACTTTTTCTTCCTTAGGAGCTTCATTAGCTTTAGTACTTTCTTTTGTTTCTTGTTTATTTGAGTCTGCTACATTGGAAGAACTATTTGCTTCTTTGACAGCATTGTTTTCATCATTGCCGCTACCAAGAGCGCCACCGATACCAGCAACAACTATGACTACTAGAATCCAAAACCAAACTTTCTTATAGAATGGTTTTTTCTCCTTCATTACATAAGTTTTTCCATCTTCCCCAGTTACTTTTTTCTTTGCCATACCAAAAATCCTCCTACACTTTTCATTTTTTGCTCCCACTTAATGGCAGGTAGTATGTCGCCATATTAACTAAATAAATGATTTAAAAACTCCAATAGTTCCGTTTGGCTTAAACAGAATAGTATAGTTGTTTTCTGTTTTAATCCCGTCCCATTTTCTTGCATACCATTTGATTGCATCTTTAAAAGTTTGCTCAGTTATTTCTAAATGATTAGCGCATTCCCAAACCGATACACATCCAGTTTCAAAACAATTAATAATATCAAAAGGAGTGACAAGGATAGTCGCTCCGACATCTCTAGCTTTACGTTCTTGCTTGCGCTTCTCATTTGTATCTTGCTTAGTAATATCACATACCCCTGTTAAATAATGCCCTATTTCTTCTGCTACAGTACAGTTTCTTTGAGGATAAGATTGATTAGGATTGTAGTACACTTTTTTACCGACGATAAATCCTTTTTGCTTTTTCGGCATTTCTGGATCTTCGATATATGTAAGCTGAGAATACTCAGCCATTAATTTTTCGTCTATTTGCATTAAAACACCTACTTTTTAGGAAGTGGATTATTTTTTCTATATTCGATGTAGCGTAGTATATCCTCCATATCTTGCTCGCTAACATCATCATCGATATGCGCGGCCACTAATAAATTTGGATCGTCTTGCGATTCATCGATACCAAGAAGGTAATCGGTAGTCACCCCAAATATCTTCGCAATTTTTACTAAAGTATCTTTGTCTGGACTACGAGTGTCATTCTCATAACCCGAGATAGATGCCTTTGTTACATTAAGTTTTTCTCCTAATTGACTCTGAGTTAAACTGCGTTTATTTCTAAGGCTTTTTAATCGTTCTCCAAAAGTCATGTTTACACCTCGTTTCCTAAATATATTTTATCGTTTACATATAGTAAACTCAACTGTTATAAATAAAATCAACAAATTGTTGATTAATTAGTTGACAGTTTACAATACGTGTACTATACTGAGTTTACAGTTAGTTGACAGAGAGGAGAGAAACTAAATGATTGAACAATTAAAACAAATTCGAGAAATGAACCAATTAACTGCTCAAGATGTTGCTGAAAAAGTAGGTATTACAAAAGGCTATTATTCTATGATTGAAAACGGAAAACGAGGCCTTAGTTATCCAATCGCAGTCAAAATTGCTGAAGTATTTGATATGAAACCTGATGATATTTTTTTTACTCACGAGTTTACAAATGAGAAACATTTTGGCAAGGAGGCTGCAAAATGACACGACAAGAGAAAATTCAAATCATATTAGATGCACGGCCTCGATTAGTTCATATTATCAAATGTGCTAATGACGAACAGCTAGATCGTTTAATTCAAGAAGTCCAAAAAGACTTGCAACGCGAATTAGATGAAGCGTCATTTGCTTAATAACAGTTTATGGCAGTTTAACGGTGATGAAAATTGACAATTAAATACAAAAGGAGTGATGATTATGCCTTTATCACAAATGGAACAGAAAATAGCGACAATATTTAGAAGCGAAGTAGACCGCCAGGAAATAAATCAACGAGCCATGGCGATTGATTTGCACGATTCGCCGCAAAACGTTTCACATAAGTTAAATGGAAGAAGGCGCTTAGGTTTAGATGGCGTGGTCAACATGGCAGAGTACATCCAAGCCCCAGAATTAGATTTTGAGGTAGCTGCTGCAATGTTCCATACACCGAAGCCATTGAACCGAAAGCGGAGAGATGGGCATCCATTGTCGAAAATGGTCGGACAAGATAAAGAAGAAATAGAGCGTATAGAGATTGAAAAGAAGTTTGAAATCTGGGATTTGCTTAGTATACCAGCCGAAGAAATAACTTTTGAAGAAAAAGAAGAAATTGAGCAGTGGTTAATAGAACTTAAAGATGAAATATCTTCTGAAATTGCTGTATTTATCGCTGTCTGTAATCGATACAGCTTTAACAGTCGCAAAGTAATCGAGTTGGCTGAAAAGAGAGAAAGGAATGATTGAGAATGGCACTTGTATACACGTTGCCCGAATTAGCTGCCGAATATAAGACTTCAAAAGATAAAATCTACATTTTAGAAGAACTTGGCGAGATAAAAAGTATTAGCTTTAGTTCAAAAAAAGTGGTGAGCGTTTTTGAAGCCGAACGATTTTTAAAAGAAAATGCCGGACGAGATTTTGATCAGACCATTAAAGAAGCGAAGAAACGCAAGGAATTGGAGAAATTAAACACTAATGTCATCAGAATGAAGGAGGCATAGCATGAAACAACTAAACGCAATCATATTCTTCTTGATGCCGATAATTATGCTGGTAATCGCATATATCGATATAAGATTTCTATTCATACCAGCGGTCACGTATTACCTTTGGTTTTTTAGTGAGTATGACGACTTAGTTTACAGTAGAAGACATAAAAAAATAGGTTACCGCCCAACCGTCGAAAGTAAGCGATAACCTGCATGCAATTGATATTCGTGAAAAATATCTTTGCCCTATTTTAACATGAAAGGGAGTGTAAGAACAATGTTTGATTATGACAAAGCAATGTCTGATCCAGACAATTGCATTTTTACTAATGTAAATCATTCTTGGTTACCAGATGAAGCTGAAAGAGAGGACGAAGAGAATGACGAATGAAATAGTCGTACCAGAAATTAAGTTTGAAGTGGCTTATGAGCCAAGCATCATCGAAATTAAGAATGAAGAATACTTGAAACAACTTGTTGATGAGATTGTAGAAAAATATAGTGTTTTAGTTTTTACGGAAGATAACATTTCCGAAGCCAAAAAAACACGTAGTGAATTAAATAATTATCGAAAGTTGTTAGACGACCAGCGCAAGGCAATAAAAAAAGAATACAACGAACCTTTAAAAGCTTTTGAAGAAAAAATTAAAGGCTATGTAAAACAAATTGACAGTGTCAACGATGAGATTAAAGATCGCATTGCTGATTACGACTTCAAACAAATGCAGATACGTAAACAAAAGGGGGTCAGAAGAATGAATGAGAAAAAGAGTAACGTAAAAAAGTTATGCAGAATTTTGTTCCTTCTCTGGCTTACCTTTTCAGGATTGGTGTTAGCACCTAACTCTGTAGTAGCAGCTACAGATACGATGACCAATAAAACGACACTTGTAATATCTGATAAGAGCCAGCATACATCTAATGGTGATAATACTTTAGCTAATGGAAATTCCAGAAAACTTTATCCCAAGACAAATGAAATCCAATCTTTTGCATTTTCATTTTTAGGAACGCTATTGCTCGCAATCTTGTTTCTTCTATGTAAAAGAAGGAGGGAAAAAGATGCGTAAAATGAAGAAAATCATCCCTATTGCTATGATTGGACTGTCCTTATTTCTTTTTCCGTTAGATGTTTTAGCAGCAGAAGGAAAGACAAGCCGGTATAACGGTAAAGCTGAAGAACACCCAACCGGTAAATATTAGTAAAGTGCACATGATTGGGAAGATATATAAAGAGGAAGATCAAAAAAATCCGGTTATTTCTAGAGAAATTAAAGATGGTGGCATAGCACCTTCCTCTTCGTTTACGATTAATTTTTTTAACGGTACTGTTGGTGCGACTAAGCCACTTGATGCCGGTAAATATCTGTTGAAGTTAGATTTTACAGATGTTTTTAATAAACAATGGCATTTTGAACAGAAATTTGATATTTCAAAAAAGGAAGCACAAACTGTTAATACAAAAGTATTCACGGTTAAAAAAGATAATACCTTGCTTTTTATAATTATTGGAATTCTCGTAGCGTTACTCGTTATGATAATAATTTTCCTAATCATCTATTTTGTAAAAAGAAAAAGAAGAGAGCAATAGCTATTTATGAAGCGGCAGTAAATTTCAGGTGTTTTAGAGATGATCATTAGCGATTGTTAAATGAATAAGGTGGTTTTTTAATATGGAAGTAATAAAGATAGTCAACGATAGATTTCACCGAGGGGTAAGAAGGTATACTAGCGATTTTTTTAATTGCGGGGATCGATTAATCTACAAAGTAGGAACTACAACCAGACTTGTAGAAGTAAGGATGATAGATGGTCCGAATAATCGGGGGATGTCTAAGTTAGATTGTGTGATTCTTGGAAAATATTTTGGCAAAGTGAAAGTATCGCGACTCATGGCGATAAAAATAGTCTAAATATCAAGGGGGATACCAAAAAGTATTATCCCTATTATTGAAGGAGTAATTTTGCTAGTTTTTTTTATTACCAATGAACAATGGTATTTTTTGTTTTGCTCGCAATTGTTTTATCGCACTTTTATTTAGTGGAAGAAGTAGCGGTCTTATTTTACTTTGTAAGAAATTGGTAAGTTATCTTCTTACCAATTTCTTACGTTGCTTGCTTTAAATAATATCTTTGGTATGGTGGATAAATAAAGAGCGTTACTTTATTTATGATTAGAGGAGGGGATAGTCTTGCAAGCTGAATATTCGACGGTAGGCTATTGCCGTCATAATAGAATAATCATAAATTAAGGAGCAAGCAAAATGTATATTATTTACGGTAACCAAAGAAAAATTAGTCATGTTTGGAATCATATAAAAAAACAACATACAGGTGAAAAAATCGCAGTCGTAGGATTTCCTAAAAAACTGCCAGAAAACTATTTGCGGAATAAGCAAGTGACGTTTTATGAAAGTCTGACGATTAAGAATAAATGGTTGAAACAAGCAGAAGCGTTTTTAGCAAAGTTTGAAGACCAGTATGATGGCGTGATTTTTTATGTTGATTGTTCAAAAAAAGAGGCAGAACAACTAAAAAAAATTGCAGCAAAATATCGCAGCTTAGTTACTGTCACTGTAGCAAGTGACACCGCTATAACAATCGAAGATTACCCTTTAAAGCAGGTGGCTTAAATGTGGCGTCCAGTCATTTCAGAAAAGGTTGTTAAGAGTGGTGTTTTAACGAGTGGTTTACGCTTAATGCAAAATTCGCATTGGCGTGTGAATAAAAATCAGCAAGAAATAATGAAATTGGGCGCTCAAATTTCTCATATCATGGCGATGCATATGGTTTCAGACGAATTAATTGTAGGTATTCCTATCAATCGCCAAGAAGTTAAATTGATTGAGGTTCCCCGTCAAAAAGAAGAACAAGGTTTCCATGTTTTAAGACAAATCAGTGAATCAATCGATGGTTATTTTATCCGAATAGAAAAAATTGCGTAGCAAAAAAGTTAAGCAAACTTCATTCCGTTATCAGTAAAAGAGCGATATTTTCGGAAAAATATTGTCCTTATTCTTGAAGAGTTGTTTTGCGAAACGGGTCTGCTAGAAAGGCCTCATACTCGGAGTGAACTCTCTACGATAAGATGGAATCTTGATAAATTGCCTTTAAAATTTTTTGAAATTTCGACTTAAGATAAAAGAAAGTTAGTTCGTAAAATTAGACATATAGGCCTGATATAAAACGATTTGTCCCTCCTTATAGTTAGAAAAAAACTGGTATTGATGTCTTGCTGACGTTGATACCAGTTTTTTTGCATAATTTGTATACAAGATGATAGAAGTATATTTTTGAAAATTGATATGATTTTGAGAAACAATTTCTATTAGGTTGCATTTGTGGTCAAAATAGAGCTTTTTTTCTTTTTTTATAAGCGAATTAAGTTGAAATAATCAAAGGTTCAGATTTGCACATGCTTGCATTATTCTTTACTCTAATAATAAGAATAACTGTTATAGCGAGGTATATGCTGGATTAGAAACTATAGGCTTTTTTACTAAGGAGGACGGATATGAAAAAAATCGCGATTATTGGGGCGGGGCCATTTGGTTTGATTGCCTTGTCAAAGCTTATAAAGAGAGCCGTGGAAAGTAAAGAAGCATTTGAAATTTTTATTTTTGATCCGTATGGGCCAGGAGGAAATGTCTGGCGTAGTGATCAAAGTAAAGCTGTTATCATGAACACCGTGTTGCAACATGTAACGTTATTTTCTGAAGATGAAGGTCCTAATCTAGGGGAATGGAGTCAAAGGGAGGCCGCCGCTTTTTTAGCTACGTTAGATCGAACAGAGCAAGAAAAATTTATGTCAGAAACCAGATTAGCTAAAAACGACTATTGTTCTCGCCGCTATTACGGTATTTATCAACGGTGGTTTTATGCAGAAATTTTAAAGAAAACCACAAAAAAAATACAAGTACACTTGGTTAAAGAAAAAATTACGGATTTAACGTTAAAAAAAGAAAAAATCAGTCTAATTGGCTCAAAAGAATATCTCGTTTCTGATGTGATTTTGGCAACGGGACATTCACAAAATGAAGCCAGTGAAGAAGAGTGCGAAAATCAGAATTTTGCCCAAAAAAATAACTTGTTTTATCAAAGACCGGGAAATCCAGCCAATACACCATTAAAAAAATTAGTTAATGGACCAATTATTATTCGAGGGTTGGGTTTGAGTTTTTATGACTATCTGCCGTTACTAATTGACAAGTGGGGCGGGAAATTTATCGAAAAGGAGGGGAATTTGCGTTACCAGCCTTCAGGTAAAGAAGCAAAAATAATTGTTGGCTCAGGTCGCGGTTTGCCTTATCATGCGCGTCCTATTAATCAAAAAGAACCTGGCGAAGACGCTAAGCCTGAGATTTTGACGCCGCATTTTATGTCTCAATTTCAAGGATCAGTAAAAGAATTAGTCACATTAGTAAAAAAAGAAGCCGAATTAGTCTATTATCAAAAGATTTTAAAGGATGTTAAATTTGATTTGACTAACTTTCTAACAGAATATCGTTGTAAAGATGCTGCTGCCGTTTTAAAAAAATATCGTGTACCCAAAGAACTACAATTAAATTGGGAGCAGTTATTACAGCCGGCAGGAAATATTTCACCAGAACATTTCCCTAGTTTTGTTCTTGGATATTTAAAAGCAGATATAAAATCAGCTGAATTAGGCAACAAAACAGGAGCTATTGCCTCGGCGATTGATACATTTAAAGAACTGCAGGCACCTTTTGATTATATGTTAGATCATGAAAAATTTTCTGAAAGAGAGTACTATGAAGATTTCTGGGGAGATTTCAATCGTAGCTATAGCTTTCTAGCTATCGGTGCACCTGTTGTACGACAAAAACAATTAGCGGCGTTAGTAGAAGCGGAAATTGTCGAATTTCTAGCTCCAGAGATGACGGTAACAAAACAAAACGGGCAATTTGTTGCCTACAGTAAGCAAGATGAAAAGCGAAGATTTAATGGAAAAAATTTGATTGAGGCGCGTTTACCGCAACCAAGTTTTGCAACGACAAAGAATCCTTTATTAAAGAATATGAGAGAAAAAGGTTATCTAGCCCCACATAAGGTAACTTTTGACGCTAAAAGCCATGCAACAGGGGCAATCTTGGTTAGTCGCAAAACACACCAAATCATTGATAACAATGGGCAAATTCAACCGCATCTTTTTTGTTACGGCATTCCGCTGGAAGGATTAGATTGGCTCAACGCTGCCTCACCGCGGCCCAAAAGTGATGATCGCGTTTTTTATTTGGCTGATCAAATAATTGAAACAATTTTTGCAAAGAAGCGCTAAGACGCTTCTTTTTTATCAGGCAAGTGATCAGCCAAATTTGGCTTTTCTTACTAGAAACTAAATATGTTTCGGCGGGTAGAGACTTTTTTCAAATTCAATCACGATTTGAGGTTTGCCTAAGACACTATATTTTTTTACAACAAATTGTTTACGAGCGTTATAATGACCAACAACGCTGATTGTACTATTAACAGCAACGTCAGCTAAAAAATTCAATGCGTGAGTAGCGATTAAACAGTGATGTTCATTCAATTGAAAGTAAACTAGGGGATGATCAGACATTTTCAATACTTTGATTTGAGAAATAGTACCCTTTAAATTAATCATCATTATTCCTCCAATGCAGACCATTTGGCAACAGTTGTAAAGGTGACACTGCGGATTTCGTCGTAATCAATTTTTTGATTGGCAATATAAATCCCTAATTCATCATAGCCTTGTATTTTCCCAACAATATCTGGGAAATAGTGGCCTTCAGCATCTACTTCTTCTTTTTGAAGTGCAATACTGCGCTCTTTTAAGCGCGCTTCACATAAAACTTGTGCGATAGCTTCTTTATCCATTATCGGTTTGGCGGGCCAAAGAAAAGCTTGCGCAGCTTTGGTTTCAGCCATTTGACGCGTATGTTCAGATAAGTAAAAGCCATTCCACTTTAATAATTTGCGATCTTGATAAGAAGGTGGGATACGCATAAAATCACTTCCAACTTTTTGATACTCTTATTATACGAACGTATGTTTGTTTTGTAAAGAGAGAAGTAAAAAAATCTGCTAAAATGGACAATAGCCCTCTCTATTACTAGAGAAGGCTATCTAACTAATCAATATTATTATTTAAGGTTGGATCAAGACTATTACTAAAATTCATGTTATTTCTCGTTTAAACGATGTATTCCCTAACCTCTAATACATCCATGTAACTCCTAAGTTACGCCAGTTTGATTAAATTCAACGAAATAAATCAATCTATCGCATAACAATATTTTTCGCGTAGGAATAAGTATAGCACAATTTCTATCTTAAAATGATTGGACAAAGGAACTTATGAAAAAGTTAAGAACTTTTAAAAGCTTGAAAAAATTAAATCATTGGCACCGGTAAAGTTTAAAATATAAAGAAACAAAACGATGGCATTAATCAAAAAAGAGAAGATGATAAGGGCATACCGAATTGTTAAATAAGAATAACCGGCTGGCCGATAATTACTATAACGTTTACCGTGATAGGCAATCATTAAGATCAGTAGTAAAATCGTCATAATTCCTTGAAAGATTAGGCCTAAAAAACGTAATGTACGCGAATCATTATTCAACTGCAAAAAATACGCTCCCAAGGTCAAGACATCAATTAAAATCGCAATAAATGGCATAAATTTGCTCCTTGTCAATTTTTGAGTAATAAAAATGCGGAGTAAGGGATTTGAACCCTCACGCCTATTATAGGCATATGCGCCTGAAGCATACGTGTCTGCCGTTCCACCAACTCCGCCAAAAAAGTATCATGCTTTATTTTATGCCAATGAAATTTTTATTTCAAGAAAAAGGGCTGGTGACAAGCATTTGACGAAAATGAAAAAGTAGGCGATCTGAGCGTATTTCTACTTGTTTTCAAGAAGGCCATTTGCTAGGGTATAAAGGTAGATTAAATTTACAGAAAAGAAGGAAAAAAATGGATACTGTTTTAATATTAGGTGGTCTATTGGGGATAATTATTGGAATTGTTACCTTAATTCAAGCTACGACCAAACATCGCAAGAAAAAGCCAAGCTTCATTTTGGTGGCCGCATCAATTGCAGCCGTATTATCTGGCAGTGGGTTATTAAACACTGAAAATCTTCAATCAATAGCACCCAAAGATAACCCAAATACTACGGCGGCCAGCACTACTTTGCAATCTGGAGCTTCAGAAGAGAAAAGCAGTAGTAATCATAGAGAAGATGAGGGAGCAACAGAAGAAAAAAGCGCAAGCCCCTTGCAAAGTGACGCTAAACTGACAGCTTTAAAACAAGAACTAGCCCAATTAAATTATGCAGGAAAACAAACGATTGAAATTAATCAAGGAAAGCCAACTTTTTCAAAAGCCGAATTAGCTACGACAAGTGGGGCATGGGAAAAGTATTATCCCCTAGATGCACTAAATCGGGCCACAGGTGCGGAGGCATTATTGAATCAAAGTTTAATGCCCAAAGAAAAACGCGGCAGTATTTCAAGTGTTACCCCGACTGGCTGGCGCAATAAAAAAATTGGTGGTAGCTATTTGTATAATCGCTCCCATTTAATTGGCTTTGCATTAGCAGGTGAAAATGCCAATTGGCAAAATTTAATTACCGGCACACGCCAGTTGAATAACCCTGAAATGTTACGTTTTGAAATGGATATCAAGTATTATTTAGAGCAAGATAAAAATCATTTTGTTCGTTATGAAGTTACACCAATCTTTCGCAATGATGAACTTTTGGCGCGGGGTGTCCATTTGATGGCACAGTCTGTAAATAGTGAAGCAATTAAATTTAATGTTTATATTTTCAATGTTCAAGATAATGTGAAATTGAATTATGCTGATGGCACAAGTCAAATATTGAAAAGCGGAAATTCTGCTGAAAAATAAGCAGCAATAGATGAAAAAAACACCCAACTAACTAGTTGGGTGTTTTTGGTCAATTGTCAAGAAAGTATAAAACTTTCACACAAACAAGTTCGAAATATTTTGGCTTATTGCGCAAAAGCTAAAAGACTTTGTTTTGCTTTTGTTAACTTAAAGCGAGTAG
The DNA window shown above is from Enterococcus montenegrensis and carries:
- the lepA gene encoding translation elongation factor 4, which produces MNLAEMKKRQEMIRNFSIIAHIDHGKSTLADRILEQTHTVTSREMQDQLLDSMDLERERGITIKLNAVELNYTAKDGQTYIFHLIDTPGHVDFTYEVSRSLAACEGAVLVVDAAQGIEAQTLANVYLALDNDLEILPVINKIDLPAADPERVRQEIEDVIGIDASEAVLASAKAGIGIEEILEQVVEYVPAPSGDLNAPLKALIFDSIYDSYRGVVLNVRVMDGVVKPGDKIQLMSNGKTFDVTEVGVFSPKAIARDYLMVGDVGYITAAIKTVQDTRVGDTVTLAKNPATQALEGYRKMNPMVFCGLYPIDTSRYNDLREALEKLQLNDAALQFEPETSQALGFGFRCGFLGLLHMDVIQERLEREFNLELITTAPSVIYHVNKTDGTQVIVDNPADFPDPVSIQSVEEPYVKAQIMVPNDYVGAVMELSQRKRGDFVTMDYLDDYRVNVVYEIPLSEIVFDFFDKLKSSTKGYASLDYEMSGYRTSKLVKMDILLNAEKVDALSFIVHRDFAFERGKAIVEKLKKLIPRQQFEVPVQAAIGQKIVARSDIKALRKNVLAKCYGGDVSRKRKLLEKQKEGKKRMKQIGSVEVPQEAFMAVLKMDDDEPKK
- a CDS encoding tyrosine-type recombinase/integrase, giving the protein MEGSVRKRGSKWYYSFEAASIGGKRKRIERVGGNTKTEALAKMREAMKLYENGDTIDLTNISVADYFDYWFKDYVERKLKYNTQKNYRNIIDKYIKPGIGKYKLKSIGPDKLQKFVDSLPDFNQNGTRLAKHTVEIIITVIGGGLKRAVFPYKLIKENPMQYCDPPTYDESNKKTRKDLGIITIEQYQEILNITPIASSFRIPLEVGWGTGMRRGEVCGLYWSDVSFEEKTIKVERNMLQDKYGIKMGTPKTKSSYRTIDIDEGLLRTLKEHRKRQMENKIRYGQFYFDSPYVCTKENGEPVTPNSIKWNCTRISKALGFRFNFHGLRHTHATLLLEHGANAKSVQERLGHSKISTTLDTYAHVTKKMKNETIDIFTKATGSQK
- a CDS encoding DUF4352 domain-containing protein; amino-acid sequence: MAKKKVTGEDGKTYVMKEKKPFYKKVWFWILVVIVVAGIGGALGSGNDENNAVKEANSSSNVADSNKQETKESTKANEAPKEEKVYKIGDKVPVGTVEYVINSKEVKDQVGGEYTAQNAKAKYIVLDVTITNNGDKAITIADDFFKLYKGKTEFKTDSSASIAANQESGSTGLDFFYQELNPESSLTGKVVFDVNEETINDPSTQIQVQTGVWGTETERINLN
- a CDS encoding ImmA/IrrE family metallo-endopeptidase, which codes for MQIDEKLMAEYSQLTYIEDPEMPKKQKGFIVGKKVYYNPNQSYPQRNCTVAEEIGHYLTGVCDITKQDTNEKRKQERKARDVGATILVTPFDIINCFETGCVSVWECANHLEITEQTFKDAIKWYARKWDGIKTENNYTILFKPNGTIGVFKSFI
- a CDS encoding helix-turn-helix domain-containing protein, coding for MTFGERLKSLRNKRSLTQSQLGEKLNVTKASISGYENDTRSPDKDTLVKIAKIFGVTTDYLLGIDESQDDPNLLVAAHIDDDVSEQDMEDILRYIEYRKNNPLPKK
- a CDS encoding helix-turn-helix transcriptional regulator, translating into MIEQLKQIREMNQLTAQDVAEKVGITKGYYSMIENGKRGLSYPIAVKIAEVFDMKPDDIFFTHEFTNEKHFGKEAAK
- a CDS encoding DUF1351 domain-containing protein; translation: MTNEIVVPEIKFEVAYEPSIIEIKNEEYLKQLVDEIVEKYSVLVFTEDNISEAKKTRSELNNYRKLLDDQRKAIKKEYNEPLKAFEEKIKGYVKQIDSVNDEIKDRIADYDFKQMQIRKQKGVRRMNEKKSNVKKLCRILFLLWLTFSGLVLAPNSVVAATDTMTNKTTLVISDKSQHTSNGDNTLANGNSRKLYPKTNEIQSFAFSFLGTLLLAILFLLCKRRREKDA